One segment of Coffea arabica cultivar ET-39 chromosome 7c, Coffea Arabica ET-39 HiFi, whole genome shotgun sequence DNA contains the following:
- the LOC113698367 gene encoding glutathione hydrolase 1-like: MNFSARCTPWLASVVLLLLLLTPLSWSSSLETASTTKRKEHIRGKRGVVATDDGRCSKVGRDVLREEGHAVDAAVAAALCLGVVSPASSGIGGGGFLIVRSADGKSQAFDMRETAPKRASQNMYSGNETIKAAGALSVAVPGELVGLHEAWKHYGRLPWSRLVRPAAYFAYHGFRISPYLHVQMVATESEILADKGLREIFTWNGSLLQPGDRCYNRKLADTLIKVSKDELKSFYNGTIAYNLVKDVQDAGGILSLDDMQRYQVKIREPISTNILGVEILGMPPPSSGGAAMVLTLNILAQYGSSVNSSNPLLAHRTIEALKHAFALRMNLGDPDFVNIKDVLNDMLSIEFAQELQKTINDNMTFSPPHYGGRWNQIHDHGTSHVSIVDTDRNAVSMTNTINGYFGAKFLSPSTGIVLNNEMDDFSMPDNASTDEPPPAPANFVHPGKRPLSSMSPTIVLQGGKLKAVVGASGGSKIIAGTAEVFLNYFVNGMDPLASVMAPRFYHELIPNVVNYEDWKVVTGDHFEVPEETRSFLKKRGHVLKSVAGGTICQFVVQDLESNELVAVSDPRKGGFPAGF; the protein is encoded by the exons ATGAATTTTTCAGCTAGATGCACACCATGGCTGGCATCTGTAGTCCTGTTGCTTTTGCTGCTGACTCCTTTGAGTTGGAGCTCAAGCCTCGAGACGGCATCAACAACCAAGAGAAAGGAACATATAAGAGGAAAACGTGGTGTTGTTGCCACGGATGATGGTCGATGTTCCAAAGTTGGAAGAGATGTTCTTCGCGAAGAAGGTCATGCTGTTGATGCAGCAGTTGCTGCTGCCCTTTGCTTGGGTGTTGTTAGCCCGGCCTCTAGTGGCATTGGTGGAGGTGGATTTCTGATTGTTCGATCAGCTGATGGGAAATCTCAAGCTTTTGATATGAGAGAAACCGCTCCAAAAAGAGCTTCCCAG AATATGTACTCGGGAAATGAAACGATTAAAGCTGCTGGTGCGCTTTCTGTAGCAGTTCCAGGGGAATTGGTAGGTCTCCACGAGGCTTGGAAGCATTATGGAAGGCTTCCTTGGAGTAGGCTTGTCAGGCCAGCAGCATATTTTGCTTACCATGGATTCAGGATTTCACCATATCTCCACGTGCAAATGGTTGCAACAGAATCAGAAATTCTGGCAGATAAAGGACTTCGAGAGATTTTTACATGGAATGGCAGCCTCTTGCAGCCAGGGGATAGATGTTACAACCGAAAACTAGCAGACACACTGATCAAAGTTTCAAAGGATGAATTGAAATCTTTCTACAATGGGACAATTGCATATAACTTGGTTAAAGATGTCCAGGACGCTGGAGGAATACTCAGCCTGGACGACATGCAGCGTTACCAAGTTAAGATCAGAGAACCAATCTCTACCAATATCCTGGGGGTTGAAATACTCGGAATGCCTCCTCCTTCATCTGGAGGTGCTGCAATGGTTCTT ACACTAAATATTCTAGCACAATATGGAAGTTCTGTGAATAGCTCTAATCCCCTCTTGGCACACAGAACGATTGAGGCTTTAAAACATGCATTTGCTTTGAGAATGAACCTTGGAGATCCAGATTTCGTTAACATTAAAGATGTCTTAAATGATATGCTCTCAATTGAATTTGCACAAGAGTTGCAGAAGACCATCAATGACAATATGACCTTTAGCCCTCCTCATTATGGTGGCAG GTGGAATCAAATCCATGACCATGGAACTAGCCATGTGTCAATTGTGGACACTGACAGAAATGCTGTGTCAATGACTAATACCATAAATGGATACTTTGGTGCTAAATTTCTTTCACCATCTACTGGCATAGTCCTCAACAATGAAATGGATGACTTCTCCATGCCTGATAATGCTTCTACAGATGAGCCTCCACCAGCGCCGGCCAACTTTGTTCATCCAGGCAAAAGACCTCTGTCATCCATGTCACCTACAATTGTTCTCCAG GGAGGAAAGTTGAAGGCTGTTGTAGGTGCAAGTGGAGGATCCAAGATAATTGCAGGAACAGCAGAGGTATTCTTGAACTATTTTGTTAATGGGATGGATCCTCTGGCTTCTGTCATGGCTCCAAGGTTTTATCATGAG CTGATCCCTAATGTGGTGAATTATGAAGACTGGAAAGTAGTGACCGGAGATCACTTTGAAGTTCCTGAGGAAACAAGGAGTTTCCTGAAGAAAAGAGGCCATGTACTAAAAAGTGTTGCAGGTGGGACAATTTGCCAATTTGTGGTTCAAGATCTGGAGTCTAATGAGCTTGTGGCAGTGAGTGATCCAAGAAAGGGTGGTTTTCCTGCGGGTTTTTGA
- the LOC113698497 gene encoding pentatricopeptide repeat-containing protein At2g22070 produces MQSWASQSNLYISLLQTSLKSKDPVAARSIHAQIIKSGLQLGLFVMNNLINVYAKSGFIPDAVKVFDEMPVRNTSSWNTLLSAYAKRGMIREAISLFNEMPEYDSVSWTTMIVGYNQLGRSEDAVRMFCKMVLSRILPTQYTFTNVLAACGAIKGLHIGSKVHSFVLKLGFGGNVAVANSLLNMYSKSGDVGTAKVAFDRIELKNVSSWNWMISLHMQHGEVDLALAQFDQMKERDIVSWNSMITGYNQHGFDNEALDMFSNMVNGTDLLPDKYTLASVLSACANTQNVTSGKQIHGHIVRTSFGTSGAVGNALISMYSKCGCVEIAQKVVRQSGISNLDIVAFTALLDGYIKIGDINPARVIFDSLEERDVVAWTAMIVGYVQNGFYDEGMALFRLMIREGPKPNNFTLAAMLSICSSLASLNHGKQIHAVALKSLEASSVSVSNALITMYSKAGSIGSAKRLFNLINWKRDHVSWTSMIIALAQHGVADEAIQLFEKMLGLSIKPDHITYVGVLSACTHVGKVEQGRRYYKMMQDVHRIVPTTSHYACMIDLFGRAGLLQEAQCFIQNMPIQPDVIAWGSLLASCKIHKNAELATVAAEKLLSIEPDHSGAFTALANAYSACGRWQEAALVRKSMKDRQVKKEQGFSWIQIKSEVHVFGVEDALHPQRDAIYRVMDKIWKEIKKMGFVPDMESVLHDLDNEVKEQILRHHSEKLAITFGLINTPEKSTLRIMKNLRVCNDCHSAIKFISKLVEREIILRDATRFHHFKGGLCSCRDYW; encoded by the coding sequence ATGCAATCATGGGCCTCTCAGTCAAATCTCTACATATCCCTCCTCCAAACAAGTCTCAAAAGCAAAGACCCTGTAGCAGCAAGATCAATCCACGCCCAAATCATCAAGTCTGGGCTTCAATTAGGACTCTTTGTGATGAATAATCTCATAAATGTATATGCAAAATCTGGGTTCATCCCCGATGCTGTTAAGGTTTTCGATGAAATGCCTGTGAGAAACACATCTTCATGGAACACGCTCTTGTCTGCATATGCAAAACGAGGCATGATTCGTGAAGCAATTTCTCTTTTTAATGAGATGCCTGAATATGATTCTGTTTCGTGGACTACAATGATCGTGGGCTATAATCAACTGGGGCGTTCTGAGGATGCTGTAAGGATGTTTTGTAAGATGGTATTGAGTAGAATTCTTCCAACCCAATATACTTTTACTAATGTACTTGCAGCTTGTGGTGCAATTAAAGGGTTACATATCGGTAGCAAGGTGCATTCTTTTGTTCTTAAACTCGGGTTTGGTGGCAATGTAGCTGTAGCAAATTCATTGTTAAATATGTATTCAAAGTCTGGTGATGTTGGTACTGCAAAGGTGGCATTTGACAGGATAGAGTTAAAGAATGTCTCAAGCTGGAATTGGATGATTTCCTTGCACATGCAGCATGGTGAGGTTGATCTTGCACTTGCTCAGTTTGATCAGATGAAAGAACGTGATATTGTTTCTTGGAACTCAATGATTACAGGTTACAATCAGCATGGTTTTGATAATGAAGCTCTGGACATGTTCTCCAACATGGTCAATGGCACTGACCTGTTGCCTGATAAGTACACCCTAGCTAGTGTTTTATCTGCTTGTGCAAATACTCAGAATGTTACTTCAGGAAAGCAAATTCATGGTCATATTGTTAGGACCAGTTTTGGTACTTCTGGGGCTGTTGGGAATGCTTTAATCTCGATGTACTCTAAGTGTGGCTGTGTTGAAATTGCTCAAAAAGTTGTACGCCAAAGTGGAATATCAAATCTAGATATTGTAGCATTTACAGCTTTACTGGATGGATATATCAAGATTGGAGATATCAATCCAGCAAGGGTGATCTTTGACTCATTAGAAGAACGTGATGTGGTTGCTTGGACGGCAATGATTGTAGGTTATGTGCAGAATGGCTTTTATGACGAAGGGATGGCACTTTTTAGATTGATGATAAGAGAAGGTCCAAAACCTAATAATTTCACTCTAGCAGCTATGCTAAGCATTTGTTCAAGCTTGGCTTCATTGAATCATGGCAAGCAGATCCATGCAGTGGCCTTGAAATCATTGGAAGCATCGTCTGTATCTGTGAGCAATGCTTTAATTACCATGTATTCAAAGGCTGGTAGCATTGGTAGTGCAAAGAGATTATTCAACCTAATAAATTGGAAAAGAGACCATGTCTCTTGGACATCCATGATCATAGCTTTAGCTCAACATGGAGTTGCAGATGAAGCCATTCAACTGTTTGAGAAGATGCTGGGATTGAGTATTAAGCCAGACCATATCACTTATGTAGGTGTTCTTTCTGCCTGCACACATGTGGGGAAGGTTGAACAAGGCCGTAGATACTACAAGATGATGCAAGATGTACATAGAATTGTACCCACCACAAGCCACTATGCTTGCATGATTGACCTGTTTGGACGTGCTGGATTGCTACAGGAAGCACAATGTTTCATTCAGAACATGCCAATTCAGCCAGATGTTATAGCTTGGGGATCGCTTTTAGCTTCTTGCAAGATTCATAAGAATGCAGAGCTAGCAACTGTAGCAGCTGAGAAATTGCTTTCAATTGAGCCAGATCACAGTGGGGCCTTTACAGCACTTGCTAATGCTTATTCTGCCTGTGGAAGATGGCAAGAAGCTGCTTTGGTCAGAAAGTCAATGAAAGATAGACAGGTAAAGAAAGAGCAAGGATTTAGTTGGATTCAGATTAAAAGTGAAGTTCATGTATTTGGGGTAGAAGATGCACTTCACCCACAGAGAGATGCAATTTACCGGGTTATGGACAAAATCTGgaaagagataaaaaaaatgggTTTTGTTCCAGACATGGAGTCAGTGCTGCATGATCTTGATAACGAAGTGAAAGAACAGATTCTTAGACATCACAGTGAGAAACTTGCTATAACATTTGGTTTGATAAATACTCCAGAAAAATCCACTTTAAGGATCATGAAGAACCTTAGAGTTTGTAATGACTGTCACTCTGCTATTaaattcatttccaaacttgTGGAGAGAGAAATTATTTTAAGGGATGCTACTCGTTTTCACCACTTCAAAGGTGGTTTATGTTCTTGTCGGGACTATTGGTAG